Proteins encoded within one genomic window of Streptomyces sp. NBC_01314:
- a CDS encoding zinc ribbon domain-containing protein: MSRKLPLAGGEIARTACARGLLRTGVEEKTGELLSAAVLAERVGWAADLVSGMVAALLAEHWNAADVDVLAAGEDAAGRPLPSNAWMALRRLGWTAGPAGGIRVNDRIVRIAQEAAGRTLRAAKWRADLTAGVLATWPADPARRTPKEWDRVRAAVPGGEYLPSSVIKGRTRQITAFVKQHGRMPVNVFEVEAAPRIARMLLLSACDQQQATLERADEPGRALLRLQLPTRPDPRSYKDWTWISCPLSLPPTVPAGAVLHLPTLRIHRGRVRADLAYTHAVPRTQRSGHAVALGVDWGLNTLLSAGAARLHADGTITALGGGGMFRAAGVLAKQHRLRRQGEQLHTKAGHYQRLIAEDEQHALTARHQVLAEEIRHVSGRRSNLNDALARAGARWAVDQALAAGASLIYVEDLRSMEARGMGRTMNTRLSQAVRGQIVDRMRHLAAETGIAVVTVPARNTSKHCPQCLEVLRHRKAPDRPTIAGWKWALCGSCGWQGDRDAGAWKRIAARGLTHQTKTVTDRTTGAMAIRTVTDKLEAGAVITPAPKTSRTDRSKTGPTRHRTTRPTPRRRRTPSPTGPSGPAGQRPEGHSPTLDFARAGGPPSRTADGCPAQPTGTRA; the protein is encoded by the coding sequence GTGAGCCGGAAACTGCCGCTCGCCGGGGGCGAGATCGCCCGTACCGCGTGCGCCCGTGGTCTGCTGCGTACCGGTGTGGAGGAGAAGACGGGTGAGCTCCTGTCCGCTGCGGTGCTGGCAGAGCGGGTGGGCTGGGCTGCTGATCTGGTGTCGGGCATGGTCGCCGCGCTGCTGGCCGAGCACTGGAACGCCGCCGATGTGGACGTGCTGGCCGCCGGTGAGGACGCCGCGGGCCGCCCGCTGCCGTCGAACGCCTGGATGGCCCTGCGCCGCCTGGGCTGGACGGCTGGCCCGGCCGGGGGCATCCGGGTCAATGACCGCATCGTGCGCATCGCCCAGGAGGCGGCCGGGCGCACGCTGCGTGCGGCGAAGTGGCGCGCCGACCTGACCGCCGGAGTGCTCGCGACCTGGCCCGCCGACCCCGCCAGGCGCACCCCCAAGGAGTGGGACCGGGTGCGTGCGGCGGTGCCCGGCGGGGAGTACCTGCCGTCCAGCGTCATCAAGGGCCGGACCCGGCAGATCACCGCGTTCGTCAAGCAGCACGGCCGGATGCCGGTGAACGTGTTCGAGGTGGAGGCCGCGCCCCGCATCGCACGGATGCTGCTGCTGTCCGCCTGCGACCAGCAGCAGGCCACCCTCGAACGCGCCGACGAGCCGGGCCGGGCGCTGCTGCGGCTGCAACTGCCCACCCGCCCGGACCCGCGGTCCTACAAGGACTGGACGTGGATCTCCTGCCCGCTCAGCCTGCCGCCGACGGTCCCCGCGGGTGCGGTGCTGCACCTGCCCACCCTGCGCATCCACCGGGGCCGGGTGCGGGCCGACCTCGCCTACACCCACGCCGTCCCCAGGACGCAGCGGAGCGGACACGCAGTCGCGCTCGGCGTGGACTGGGGACTGAACACCCTGCTGTCCGCCGGGGCCGCCCGGCTGCACGCCGACGGAACCATCACCGCCCTCGGCGGCGGCGGCATGTTCCGGGCGGCTGGTGTTCTTGCCAAGCAGCACCGGCTGCGCCGCCAGGGCGAGCAGCTGCACACCAAGGCCGGTCACTACCAGCGGCTCATCGCCGAAGACGAACAGCACGCCCTGACGGCCAGGCACCAGGTCCTGGCCGAGGAGATCCGGCACGTGTCCGGGCGCCGGTCGAACCTCAACGACGCCCTGGCCCGGGCTGGTGCACGGTGGGCTGTCGATCAGGCTCTCGCCGCCGGCGCGAGCCTGATCTACGTGGAGGACCTGCGCTCGATGGAGGCCCGGGGCATGGGCCGCACGATGAACACCCGGCTCTCCCAGGCCGTGCGCGGGCAGATCGTGGACCGGATGCGGCACCTGGCCGCCGAGACCGGTATCGCTGTGGTCACCGTCCCGGCCCGCAACACCTCGAAGCACTGCCCGCAGTGCCTGGAGGTGTTGCGGCACCGCAAGGCCCCCGACCGGCCCACCATTGCGGGCTGGAAGTGGGCCCTGTGCGGCTCCTGCGGCTGGCAGGGCGACCGCGATGCGGGCGCCTGGAAGCGCATCGCCGCCCGCGGCCTGACTCACCAGACCAAGACCGTCACCGACCGCACCACCGGTGCCATGGCCATCCGCACCGTGACCGACAAACTCGAAGCGGGCGCGGTCATCACACCCGCGCCGAAGACCAGCCGGACGGACCGGTCCAAGACCGGACCCACCCGGCACCGCACCACACGTCCGACGCCCAGGCGACGCCGGACACCCTCCCCCACCGGCCCTTCGGGTCCGGCGGGCCAGCGTCCGGAGGGACACTCCCCCACTCTCGACTTCGCTCGAGCGGGGGGACCCCCATCACGGACCGCAGACGGCTGCCCCGCGCAGCCGACCGGCACCAGGGCGTGA
- a CDS encoding Lrp/AsnC family transcriptional regulator, producing the protein MRNVDALDARILLALDADPRATTIALADRLGLARNTVQARLKRLEEDGRLKEPSRRVDPAALGYPLLALITMSISQRVGQPTQEAILRIPEVVELLVTTGDGDLLARVVARDTEDLHRITNLLLEAPGVVRSNTTIVLLEVQPFSVQSLLQRHAGP; encoded by the coding sequence ATGCGAAACGTCGACGCCCTCGACGCCCGAATCCTCCTGGCGCTCGACGCGGATCCACGGGCCACAACGATCGCTCTGGCCGACCGGCTCGGTCTGGCCCGCAACACCGTGCAGGCCCGTCTGAAGCGACTTGAGGAAGACGGCCGACTGAAGGAGCCCAGCCGGCGCGTGGACCCCGCAGCTCTCGGCTACCCCCTGCTGGCCCTGATCACGATGTCGATCAGCCAGCGCGTGGGGCAGCCCACCCAGGAGGCGATCCTGCGCATCCCCGAGGTGGTCGAACTGCTCGTCACCACGGGCGACGGCGATCTCCTCGCCCGTGTGGTCGCCCGGGACACCGAGGACCTGCACCGCATTACGAACCTGCTGCTCGAAGCGCCTGGCGTGGTCCGTTCCAACACCACCATCGTCCTGCTGGAGGTACAGCCCTTCAGTGTCCAATCCTTGCTGCAACGACACGCCGGCCCCTGA
- a CDS encoding aspartate aminotransferase family protein, translating to MNKAPRVGRRVWGDEDEVVASAMDYAWRRIMQAPDPVTGARPARDLTVAAGAAITPRGIGGAAVLELFDQVLAPATRAQNGPTNLAYIPAAPTRAALAFEAVTAAANIFAGTWEAGAGAIHAENEALTWLTQLLGWPPAAAGCFVSGGTLGNLSALITARAAAGASRGRPADGWKIVCADSAHSSIASAARAMDAEIVTAPVDRRGHLTGSAVNAVLESTTGVFAVVATAGTTNAGLIDDLDNIADACERHHVWLHVDGAYGGAGLAAPSVRHLYTGIERADSFIVDPHKWLFAPYDCCALLYRDPAPARAAHRQSAHYLDAIDRDVHNPADLALHLSRRARGLPFWFSLAVHGTDLYAHAVERTLATSRLVSDAIRASDHLRLTIDPELSVVLFERPGWDPQDYASWSARAAETGAVLCVPTLWNGATVLRMAFVNPDTRADDVINTLRTLR from the coding sequence GTGAATAAGGCTCCCCGTGTCGGCCGCCGGGTATGGGGGGACGAGGACGAGGTCGTGGCGAGCGCCATGGACTACGCGTGGCGGCGCATCATGCAGGCTCCGGATCCGGTGACAGGCGCCCGCCCCGCCAGGGACCTCACTGTCGCGGCCGGTGCGGCCATCACCCCCCGGGGAATCGGCGGAGCCGCGGTCCTCGAACTGTTCGACCAGGTCCTGGCGCCCGCCACGCGCGCCCAGAACGGGCCGACGAACCTCGCGTACATCCCGGCAGCGCCTACTCGTGCCGCACTCGCCTTCGAGGCGGTCACCGCAGCGGCGAACATCTTCGCGGGAACCTGGGAAGCGGGAGCCGGCGCCATCCACGCCGAGAACGAGGCGTTGACCTGGCTCACCCAGCTCCTCGGATGGCCCCCCGCCGCGGCAGGATGCTTCGTCAGCGGCGGCACCCTGGGCAACCTCTCCGCTCTCATCACGGCCCGCGCCGCCGCCGGCGCCTCGCGGGGCCGGCCGGCGGACGGCTGGAAGATCGTGTGCGCCGACAGCGCCCACTCCTCGATCGCATCCGCCGCCCGCGCGATGGATGCGGAGATCGTCACCGCGCCGGTGGACCGGCGGGGGCACCTCACCGGATCCGCCGTGAACGCGGTCCTGGAGTCCACCACCGGCGTCTTCGCCGTGGTCGCAACGGCCGGGACCACGAATGCCGGCCTGATCGACGATCTCGACAACATCGCCGACGCGTGCGAACGCCACCACGTGTGGCTGCACGTCGACGGCGCCTACGGCGGAGCGGGCCTGGCGGCGCCCAGCGTGCGGCATCTCTACACCGGCATCGAACGCGCCGACAGCTTCATCGTCGATCCTCACAAATGGCTCTTCGCACCCTACGACTGCTGTGCACTGCTCTACCGGGATCCGGCCCCGGCGCGCGCCGCGCACCGTCAGTCGGCGCACTATCTCGACGCCATCGACCGCGATGTCCACAATCCGGCGGACCTGGCCCTGCACCTCAGCCGCCGTGCCCGCGGTCTGCCGTTCTGGTTCAGCCTGGCCGTCCACGGAACCGACCTGTACGCGCACGCCGTGGAACGGACGCTGGCCACCAGCCGACTGGTCAGCGACGCCATACGCGCCAGTGACCATCTACGCCTGACAATCGATCCCGAGTTGTCCGTCGTGCTCTTCGAACGGCCGGGGTGGGACCCGCAGGACTACGCGTCATGGTCCGCCCGGGCTGCCGAAACGGGCGCCGTCCTGTGCGTGCCGACCCTCTGGAACGGCGCGACGGTTCTGCGCATGGCCTTCGTCAACCCGGACACCCGCGCCGACGACGTCATCAACACGCTCCGCACACTCCGCTAG
- a CDS encoding sensor histidine kinase, with translation MSLSQQDRLSLVDFLPAQDRPTGPWGQILWDLTAPAPMSLWSTRVTAARIHRYDRVRPFATRGFLLAVLAVLLGLADGTRPVVWALLSVGVVQTLLEIHLHGQAHGGARSQFALVRLLLDWQDNWQWERTLLNATGVLGGIAVPANVIAVLFFTGPGDPGWVKVAALAVALAYANSGIFHVLTDGTYYSANQSLPRFLVSLRAYGWLLVTGVLVAVVGLSVHLGRWSPQMEPLAWAACVLPYLVGMKARDCDRLLRASGEEVAVAMNEARSRLAQDFHDMHTGARSLFRSLADDEAVSAQVRVDAADFAPMITLVKEMADESAWDAGDKEIALEAVIEQLARDHTLRITTELRLGELRAANRELVRQLITTVVSNAAQAMARHEIHDRPVTVSGQVSDGMIHLSIRDPLPLIQDTSWCVDGSTLAFMRDRLRRLGGDITQSAVAGGKEIRSVWSVRPPRLKRESTR, from the coding sequence ATGTCGTTGTCCCAGCAAGACCGGTTGTCGCTCGTCGACTTCCTGCCCGCGCAGGACCGGCCAACCGGTCCGTGGGGCCAGATCCTGTGGGACCTGACCGCGCCCGCCCCGATGAGCCTGTGGTCGACGCGGGTGACCGCGGCCCGTATCCACCGCTACGACCGTGTCCGGCCGTTCGCGACCCGCGGGTTCCTGCTCGCCGTGCTCGCCGTGCTGCTCGGCCTCGCCGACGGCACCCGGCCGGTCGTGTGGGCTTTGCTGTCGGTCGGCGTGGTGCAGACACTGCTGGAGATCCACCTCCACGGCCAGGCGCACGGCGGCGCCCGCTCACAATTCGCCCTGGTCCGGCTGCTGCTCGACTGGCAGGACAACTGGCAGTGGGAGCGCACGCTGCTCAACGCCACCGGGGTGCTCGGCGGGATCGCCGTGCCCGCGAACGTGATCGCCGTGCTGTTCTTCACGGGCCCCGGCGACCCGGGCTGGGTCAAGGTCGCCGCCCTGGCGGTCGCGCTCGCCTACGCCAACTCCGGCATCTTCCATGTGCTCACCGACGGCACCTACTACTCGGCCAACCAGAGCCTGCCCCGGTTCCTGGTCAGCCTGCGGGCATACGGCTGGCTGCTGGTGACGGGGGTGCTCGTGGCCGTGGTGGGACTGTCGGTGCATCTCGGGCGGTGGAGCCCGCAGATGGAGCCGCTGGCGTGGGCGGCGTGCGTACTGCCCTACCTCGTGGGCATGAAGGCGCGCGACTGCGACCGGCTCCTGCGGGCGAGCGGCGAGGAGGTGGCCGTGGCGATGAACGAGGCCCGCAGCCGGCTGGCGCAGGACTTCCACGACATGCACACCGGGGCCCGCTCGCTGTTCCGGTCCCTGGCCGACGACGAAGCGGTCAGCGCCCAGGTCAGGGTCGATGCCGCCGACTTCGCACCCATGATCACCCTGGTCAAGGAGATGGCCGACGAGAGTGCCTGGGACGCCGGGGACAAGGAGATCGCCCTGGAGGCGGTCATCGAACAACTCGCACGCGACCACACCCTGCGCATCACCACCGAGTTGCGGCTCGGCGAGCTGCGCGCCGCCAACCGGGAGCTCGTGCGACAGCTGATCACCACGGTCGTCAGCAACGCCGCCCAGGCCATGGCGCGCCACGAGATCCACGACCGGCCGGTCACGGTGTCGGGCCAGGTGTCGGACGGCATGATCCACCTCAGCATCCGCGATCCGCTCCCGCTGATTCAGGACACCTCGTGGTGCGTGGACGGCAGCACACTGGCGTTCATGCGGGACAGGCTGCGACGCCTCGGTGGCGACATCACGCAGTCCGCGGTGGCCGGCGGCAAGGAGATCCGCAGCGTATGGAGTGTCCGCCCCCCGAGGCTCAAGAGGGAGTCCACCCGATGA
- a CDS encoding OmpA family protein: protein MRGRRPVLRVLLLLAALAACTLTACGSGPAPTPLTIAVTGSMAEPAPWAPVLEDLAVRHGLRALDPGDGKVSVVVSTNPQVTEVDLTPLRDAREVEQDQATARERVLAKAAKLRSALTGGRPAADGLDLLGTYRRALRATPDGGTVVLVSSGVQTADPLDLRTLGWNFDPDTVLRDLKSRALVPDASGRHVEFVGLGIAYGTQPELPLPAAQRITALWRAVCQASGAASCTVRDDDVPRLMSSSQRPVPVVPVGATPTSCKGTYVVPTSVTFAADDAHLKADADRYLRPIADSLEHCGADVVVRITGHTAQVGTAASGFALSTQRARAVGDRLVRLGVSPALIGSVEGAGSTRPRVDNMPGGVFAEQLARQNRRVEITVTPKEGPDPS, encoded by the coding sequence ATGAGGGGGCGCCGGCCGGTACTGCGTGTCCTGCTCCTGCTTGCGGCCCTCGCCGCCTGCACCCTCACCGCCTGCGGATCCGGGCCCGCCCCGACGCCGTTGACCATCGCCGTCACCGGCAGCATGGCCGAACCGGCGCCCTGGGCCCCGGTACTGGAAGACCTCGCCGTACGCCACGGCCTGCGCGCACTCGACCCCGGCGACGGGAAGGTCTCCGTGGTCGTGTCGACCAACCCGCAGGTGACCGAGGTCGATCTGACCCCCCTGCGCGACGCGCGGGAGGTCGAACAGGACCAGGCCACCGCCCGGGAGAGAGTCCTGGCCAAGGCGGCGAAGCTGCGCTCGGCACTGACCGGGGGCCGGCCGGCGGCGGACGGCCTGGACCTCCTGGGCACCTACCGCCGGGCCCTGCGCGCCACCCCCGACGGCGGCACGGTCGTCCTCGTGTCGTCGGGCGTCCAGACCGCCGATCCACTGGATCTGCGCACGCTCGGCTGGAACTTCGACCCCGACACCGTCCTGCGGGACCTGAAGAGCCGCGCACTGGTGCCCGACGCGTCCGGCCGGCACGTCGAGTTCGTCGGCCTGGGCATCGCCTACGGCACCCAGCCCGAGCTGCCGCTGCCGGCGGCGCAGCGGATCACCGCGCTGTGGCGGGCGGTGTGCCAGGCCTCGGGGGCGGCCTCGTGCACGGTGCGCGACGACGACGTGCCACGGCTGATGTCGTCGTCGCAGCGGCCCGTCCCGGTGGTGCCGGTCGGTGCGACCCCCACCTCCTGCAAAGGCACCTACGTGGTGCCGACGTCGGTGACGTTCGCCGCGGACGACGCGCACCTCAAAGCCGACGCCGACCGTTACCTGAGACCGATCGCGGACAGCCTCGAACACTGCGGCGCCGACGTCGTCGTACGGATCACCGGCCACACCGCCCAAGTGGGCACGGCGGCGAGCGGCTTCGCCCTGTCCACCCAGCGGGCGCGGGCCGTCGGCGACCGCCTCGTCCGGCTCGGTGTCTCCCCCGCCCTCATCGGCTCGGTCGAGGGGGCCGGTTCCACCCGTCCCCGCGTCGACAACATGCCCGGCGGTGTCTTCGCCGAGCAACTCGCCCGCCAGAACCGGCGGGTGGAGATCACCGTCACCCCGAAAGAAGGACCCGACCCGTCATGA
- a CDS encoding FAD-binding oxidoreductase, with product MTVRSVTDLQPEASAGAGVEVVLDRAARVVGADRVTRSWDGSGGGPASVLGPNAGLYRARDVHGVVRPRTAEEVQRVVGLFADGGARVPLHVFSTGGNWGLGSREPAGDGAVVLDLSGLDRIRGIDVARGWAVVEPGVSQARLAKLLQGTERMVNVTASSAHTSVVGNALDRGVGLRHQRTEDLTGVEVVLPSGELIRVGWWPEPGWATPVHVHGLGPSLVQLFVQSSLGVVTAATVRLLPRPEALRVVRLNFTPDKVRCATAEVRRWVSQGLTRGVVKMYDETAARAYAGPAGQYLVHVCVDGTAEAVDALSGIIVAEAVRSGLFSAVSDTDATDPAAGNHDGAVRVERAYAGDPDTTDTLFEAKTGLPAGRFDEEGGFLLFLPLVPFTGPALERAHELVGQVRGESGIRCGVTFNALNADVVDCVVTMGFARDAEQAARAHGALERLYELFTAEGFVPYRLDIEHSGWAGRLTPGVGARAFARRLKDAVDPHHVIAAGRYA from the coding sequence ATGACCGTTCGTTCTGTGACCGATCTGCAGCCCGAGGCGTCCGCCGGTGCGGGCGTGGAGGTTGTGCTGGACAGGGCCGCACGCGTCGTGGGCGCCGACCGGGTCACACGTTCTTGGGATGGGAGCGGTGGGGGGCCGGCCTCCGTGCTGGGGCCGAACGCCGGGTTGTACCGGGCGCGGGATGTCCATGGTGTGGTGCGTCCGCGTACCGCCGAGGAGGTGCAGCGGGTCGTCGGGCTGTTCGCGGACGGCGGGGCCCGCGTTCCTCTGCATGTTTTCAGTACCGGGGGCAACTGGGGACTGGGTTCGCGTGAGCCTGCCGGGGACGGGGCGGTCGTGCTCGATCTGTCCGGTCTCGACCGGATCCGCGGCATCGACGTGGCCCGGGGCTGGGCTGTGGTGGAGCCCGGTGTGAGCCAGGCCCGGCTCGCGAAGCTCCTGCAGGGCACCGAACGCATGGTGAACGTGACCGCTTCCTCCGCGCACACCAGTGTGGTGGGTAACGCCCTGGACCGTGGTGTGGGGCTGCGCCACCAGCGCACGGAGGATCTGACGGGCGTTGAGGTCGTTCTGCCGAGCGGTGAGCTGATCCGGGTCGGCTGGTGGCCCGAGCCCGGCTGGGCGACCCCGGTCCACGTCCACGGTCTCGGTCCTTCGCTGGTGCAGCTGTTCGTCCAGTCCAGTCTCGGGGTGGTCACCGCGGCCACGGTGCGGCTGCTGCCGAGGCCCGAGGCGCTGCGGGTGGTCCGGCTCAACTTCACTCCCGACAAGGTGCGGTGCGCGACCGCGGAGGTGCGCCGCTGGGTGAGCCAGGGCCTGACCCGTGGCGTGGTGAAGATGTACGACGAGACCGCGGCCAGGGCCTATGCCGGCCCGGCCGGGCAGTATCTGGTGCATGTGTGTGTCGACGGGACCGCTGAGGCGGTGGACGCGCTGTCCGGGATCATCGTCGCCGAAGCGGTGCGGTCCGGTCTGTTCAGCGCGGTGTCGGACACCGACGCCACCGATCCGGCCGCCGGCAACCACGACGGCGCCGTACGGGTGGAGCGGGCCTATGCCGGTGACCCCGACACGACGGACACCCTGTTCGAGGCGAAGACGGGCCTGCCCGCCGGCCGGTTCGACGAGGAGGGCGGCTTTCTGCTCTTTCTGCCGTTGGTTCCCTTCACCGGGCCGGCGCTGGAACGGGCTCATGAGCTGGTCGGGCAGGTGCGCGGGGAGAGCGGGATCCGCTGCGGTGTCACGTTCAACGCTCTCAACGCCGATGTCGTCGACTGTGTCGTGACGATGGGGTTCGCCCGTGACGCCGAGCAGGCCGCGCGCGCTCATGGGGCTCTGGAGCGGCTCTATGAGCTCTTCACGGCCGAGGGGTTCGTTCCCTACCGCCTCGACATCGAGCACAGCGGCTGGGCCGGCCGGCTGACCCCGGGGGTGGGGGCGCGGGCGTTCGCCCGGCGGCTGAAGGACGCCGTCGACCCCCACCATGTCATCGCCGCCGGGCGGTACGCGTGA
- a CDS encoding acyl-CoA dehydrogenase family protein, whose translation MSLMDLLDSASASAAQGVPVTAEDVLARARALAPRLRERSQEMENGRRLPPDVVDLLRGTGVFRMAVPRAWGGPELDAVEQTEVIEALATGDASAAWCAMIGMDTPIYAGFLGEDVARRLLADPDAVTAGAIMPMGRAERVPGGYRVTGQWRFGSGITHSTWVVGGVLVTRDGELEAGPAGAPGNWRIVVAPVGDFLVQDTWYSTGLAASGSRDYRADDLFVPEEYTFSFAAPRITGAAATADAVLRNMPGVPLGVARAAIDHIRQMAATRVDSATGMPWSETYRVQTVVARAEMDLSAARYAVYGSLREQWEILEAGDVPTREEQAATVLARLNAFRTARSVVSELFDLAATAAVYRPSVLDRWLRDLNTMCQHVIAQDQVLQSAGALLLGGTLHNAFSVGVVHGGAGLLHGGG comes from the coding sequence ATGAGCCTGATGGATCTGCTGGACTCCGCCTCCGCCTCCGCGGCGCAGGGGGTCCCTGTCACGGCGGAGGACGTTCTGGCGCGGGCGCGGGCCCTCGCGCCGAGGCTGCGGGAACGCTCGCAGGAGATGGAGAACGGCCGGCGACTGCCGCCCGACGTGGTCGATCTGCTGCGTGGGACCGGGGTGTTCCGGATGGCCGTGCCCAGGGCGTGGGGTGGTCCCGAGCTTGACGCGGTCGAGCAGACGGAGGTCATCGAGGCTCTTGCCACGGGGGACGCGTCCGCCGCCTGGTGCGCGATGATCGGTATGGACACTCCGATCTACGCGGGTTTTCTCGGTGAGGATGTGGCGCGCCGACTGCTGGCCGATCCTGATGCCGTCACCGCCGGTGCGATCATGCCGATGGGCCGGGCCGAGCGGGTGCCGGGCGGCTACCGGGTGACCGGGCAGTGGCGTTTCGGCAGTGGCATCACCCACAGCACCTGGGTCGTGGGCGGTGTTCTGGTCACGCGGGACGGCGAGTTGGAGGCCGGTCCGGCCGGTGCGCCGGGCAACTGGCGGATCGTCGTGGCGCCCGTGGGGGACTTTCTGGTCCAGGACACCTGGTACAGCACGGGTCTGGCCGCCTCCGGCAGCAGGGACTACCGCGCGGACGACCTGTTTGTGCCGGAGGAGTACACGTTCAGTTTCGCGGCGCCCCGGATCACCGGGGCCGCGGCCACCGCGGACGCGGTGCTGCGGAACATGCCTGGTGTGCCGCTGGGCGTGGCTCGCGCGGCGATCGACCACATCCGGCAGATGGCTGCCACCAGGGTCGACAGTGCCACCGGGATGCCGTGGTCGGAGACCTACCGTGTCCAGACGGTCGTCGCGCGGGCCGAGATGGATCTGTCGGCGGCCCGGTATGCCGTCTACGGCAGTCTGCGTGAGCAGTGGGAGATCCTTGAGGCCGGGGATGTGCCGACCCGTGAGGAGCAGGCGGCTACGGTGCTGGCGCGGTTGAACGCCTTTCGTACTGCCCGGTCGGTGGTGTCGGAGCTGTTCGACCTGGCGGCTACGGCCGCTGTGTACCGGCCTTCCGTGCTGGACCGCTGGCTGCGGGATCTGAACACGATGTGCCAGCACGTCATCGCCCAGGACCAGGTTCTGCAGTCCGCCGGTGCTCTGCTGCTGGGCGGCACTTTGCACAATGCCTTCAGCGTGGGCGTCGTTCATGGTGGTGCCGGCCTCCTCCATGGAGGAGGGTGA
- a CDS encoding ScbR family autoregulator-binding transcription factor yields the protein MARQERALRTRRAILDAAGEVFAEHGYAGATIQDVYNRCGVTKGAFYFHFTSKVELAQAVLDEQVSGQIQYLEVPPREPTVQLQEAMDIGLLVAHRLTFDRLLQGSIRLAVDQVHEINRRVPYQAWIEEHLRILTEAERLGELLPDVEVNDAAQMIVGAFGGVQLMSEVMNDRGDLEERIAVLYSAVARSIATPETLARLDTSSGRGKRLMERLTSSPS from the coding sequence GTGGCACGGCAGGAGCGAGCGCTCAGGACACGACGGGCGATCTTGGATGCGGCCGGGGAGGTCTTCGCGGAACACGGTTACGCGGGGGCCACGATCCAGGACGTCTACAACCGGTGCGGGGTGACGAAGGGGGCCTTCTACTTCCACTTCACGTCCAAGGTGGAACTCGCCCAGGCCGTGCTGGACGAGCAGGTGAGCGGCCAGATCCAGTATCTGGAGGTGCCGCCCCGCGAGCCCACGGTGCAGTTGCAGGAGGCCATGGACATCGGGCTGCTGGTGGCTCACCGGCTGACCTTCGACCGGCTGCTGCAGGGCAGCATCCGGCTCGCGGTGGACCAGGTGCACGAGATCAACCGCCGGGTCCCGTACCAGGCGTGGATCGAGGAGCACCTGAGGATTCTCACCGAGGCGGAGCGGCTGGGCGAACTGCTGCCGGACGTCGAGGTGAACGACGCCGCGCAGATGATCGTCGGAGCGTTCGGCGGGGTCCAGCTCATGTCGGAGGTGATGAACGACCGCGGTGATCTGGAGGAACGGATCGCGGTGCTCTACAGCGCCGTCGCGCGCTCGATCGCGACACCTGAGACTTTGGCGCGGCTCGACACCTCCTCCGGCCGCGGCAAGCGGCTGATGGAGCGCTTGACATCCTCCCCCTCTTAA
- a CDS encoding shikimate kinase, protein MRPVAVLVGLPGAGKSTVGRLMADRLGVGFRDTDADIEDRTGRSVAALFASGGEQRFRALERAAVRAALAEHDGVLALGGGAVVDPATRTLLRGGPVIHVDADVQEVLDRGDAAAGRPLLHGDAAARLRELAVRRAPLYREVARVRVGVQGRSPAQVTLAALAALGLHPAA, encoded by the coding sequence ATGAGGCCCGTCGCGGTACTGGTAGGACTGCCCGGAGCGGGCAAATCAACCGTGGGACGCCTCATGGCCGACCGGCTCGGGGTCGGATTCCGCGACACCGACGCCGACATCGAGGACCGCACCGGACGATCCGTCGCGGCACTCTTCGCCTCCGGCGGCGAACAGCGGTTCCGCGCACTGGAGCGGGCCGCGGTCCGCGCCGCACTCGCCGAGCACGACGGTGTCCTGGCGCTGGGCGGGGGCGCCGTCGTCGACCCGGCCACGCGCACACTGCTCCGGGGCGGCCCGGTGATCCATGTCGACGCCGACGTCCAGGAAGTGCTGGACCGCGGGGATGCCGCCGCGGGACGCCCGCTGCTCCACGGCGACGCCGCCGCCCGGCTCCGGGAACTGGCCGTCAGGCGTGCGCCGCTCTACCGCGAGGTCGCCCGCGTCAGGGTGGGCGTCCAGGGCAGGAGCCCCGCACAGGTCACCCTCGCGGCCCTCGCGGCACTCGGGCTCCATCCGGCCGCCTGA